The Microcella sp. genome includes the window GTCGCCCGCGGTCGATTCGAGTGATCGGCGATCGCGAAAGGCCGTTGCGTGCTCGCCCAGCTCTCGGTCGATGCGGTCGGCGAGCATGACGATGCGGGCCGCGCGCTCGCGATTGGCGAGACCGGCGCCGGGCTCGTCGTCGATGAGCCGATGCAAGCGGAAGATCTCGGCACGGTCGGAGCGCGCCTGTTGCACGGCATCGAGGTAGTCGGCGGCGGCAGTCTCGCCGAACTGCGCGATCGCGAACTCGACGTCGCCTTCGCCCTCGGCGATGCGGTCGTCGGCGCGCACGAGAGCAGAGCCCGCGCGGCGGCGCACCTCGCCCGAGACTTGTGCCGGGCGGGTGCGGCGGCGGGAGACGATGACGAACCCCACGACGAACACGGCGCCGATGACGACGAGCACGGTCACGCCTCCGGCGACGAGCGCCGAGACGAACCCGCCCACAATCTCCACGCCGCAATTCTAGGCGGGCCGGTTCGGTGGCAGACCGGCTGAAATGCCGAGAATCTAGGGGCTCTCGCCGTAGGGTGGCCGCGTGTGGCGTGCCGACCGATACGACGATCATGAGATCGACGCCGACGACGCCAGCGGGGCGAACCCGCTGCAGCCGTCGTCGGTGCGGTTCGACGACCCTCGGGTGGTGCCCATGAACGTCGCGGCCCCGATGTGGCATCGCTGGCTCGCCGAGCTCGCGCAGGTGGGTGGGCCCAGCACGCTGCTGCACTTCGCCGACGACCCGCGCGGCCGCATCGAGCTGGGCACGAGCCACCCCGGTGGTCTCGCACGCTTCATCGCCGGAAGCCCCACACTCTTGAGCAATCTCGTGCGTGACGATGTGGCGCTCAAGCACGCGCGCATCGCCGCCGAGCGCATCGCCGACGCCGGTGTCGAGTTGGCGAGTGCTCGAGGCATCGACGCCGTGCACCTCGGCATCGGATTGGTGTCGTGGCGCTTCGACGGGGTCGACCACTGCGCACCTCTGCTGCTGCGCCCGCTGCGGCTGCGTCGTCGGGGCCGCGATGTCGAGTTGACGCTGACGCACTCTGTTCGGGTGAACCCCGCTCTCGTGCGGGCGCTCGCCGAGCAGTTCTCGGTGCACCTCGATGAGGCGGCGTTCGTCGCCCTGGCGCATGATGGCGACTCGTTCAAGCCGAACCCGCCGCTCGATCGGCTGAGGGGTCTCACCGCGCACCTCGAGGGCTTCACGATCAGCCCTCGACTGATCGTGAGCACGTTCGCCGAGGTGGCCCCGCAGCTCGTCGCCGACGCTCACGATCTCGCCCACCCCGTGCTCGATGCCCTGGCCGGCAACACGAGCGCCCGATGGGCCGTGAATGAGGGGGTGTCGCCGGTCGAGGCGGCGCCCGCCGATCAGCGCCCGCCCGAGACTGATCTGCTGCTGCTCGACGCCGATGCCGAGCAAGAGCACGTGATCGCGTCGATCGTGGCCGGCAATTCTCTCGTCGTGAAGACGCTGCCCGGCACGGGCGCGACGCAGACTGTGGTCAACGCGCTCGGGGCACTCGTCGCCCACAACAAGCGCGTCTTGGTGGTGAGCCCGCGGCGGGCGAGCCTGCGCACCATCTCGCAGCGCTTCAGCGATATCGGGCTGCCGGGCATCGCCGTCTCGCTGCGCAGTCTGCACCGCGATGTCATCAGGGCCATCAGCCGCAACGAGAAGACCCAGCGGCCTCAGGTGGCCGACGTCAACGAAGCCCTCATGCGCCTGCGCGCGGTGCTGCTCGACTATCGCGAAGCACTGTCTCGCCCTGATCCGCAGCTCGGCATCAGCGTCATCGACTGCGTCACCGAGTTGAGCCGTCTGGCGCTGCTGCCCACCCCACCGACCACGCGGGCGCGGCTCAGCCGGGCGGCCGTCGAGCTGCTCGCCTCTGACCGGCGTGAAGCGGCCGAGACGATGGTGCACGCCGCCGAACTGGGTCAGTTCAGCTACGGGCCCGCAGATTCGCCGTGGTACGGAGCCACCTTCCAGACCGGTGACGAGGCCGCGCAGGCTCAGCAACTGGCTCGACGGCTGCACCTCGAGAGCGTGCCGCGGCTCATCGAGCGGGGTCGGGCGCTCATCGCGTCGACGCCGATGCGCCCCTTCGAGACGATCGCCGAGCTTGGCATCTACGTTCGGCTGCTCGCCGATCTTCGGCACACTCTCGACAAGTTTCAGCCCGCGGTGTTCGATCGTTCGCTGAGCGAGCTCATCGCGGCGACCGCGCCTCGGCGAGAGTCGTCGACCATGCCCGCGGCCACGCGCCGCCGGCTCAAGGCGCTCGCGAAAGAGTACTTGCGGCCGGGAGTCAGCGTGAGCGATCTGCACGAGTCGCTCACCCACATTCAGCAGCAGCGCGTGCTGTGGCAGCGCTTCGTGCCCAGCGGCATCACTCCGACCGTGCCGGTGGGCATCGCCGATGTCGCCGTGGCCCTGCAGCAGGTCGAGCTCGACCTCGCCGCCCTCGATGCGCCGCTGGGGCACCACAGCCGCGACCAGCAACTGGCCCACCGCCCGCTCGGCGACCTGCATCGGCTGCTCGAGGCGCTGGCGGCCGAGAGCGATGTCCTCGCCAACCTGCAAGAGCGCACGACGCTGCTGCGACAGCTCGAACGGTGGGATGTCGCACCGCTGCTGAGCGATCTGGCGACTCGCCACGTCGCGCGCGATCAGGTCGCCGCCGAGCTCGAGCTGGCCTGGTGGCGGTCTGCCCTCGACAGCCTGCTGCAGCACGACCGGGCACTGCTGGGCGTCGAGAGCGATGTGCTCGAACGCCTCGAGGCCGACTTCAGGCTCGTCGACGAGACGCATGCCGCCGGAGCCGCGCAACTGCTCGCGTGGCAGCTCGCCGAGAACTGGTCGATCGGCATCACCGACTGGCCCGATGAGGCCGACGCGCTGCGCACAGCGCTCAGGTCTGGTCACCTGTCGTCGGCGACGCTGCACGGCGAGGCCCCGCACCTCAGCCGACCGATCGCGCCGATCTGGCTCGCGTCGCCCTACGACGTGCACCTGGTCAGCGACGAGATTCCGTTCGACACCGTCATGCTGCTCGACGCCGGGGCGGTCACGGTGGCCGAGGTGGCGAGCGCCGTGCGTCGCGGCCGTCAGGTGGTCGCCGTGGGCGACCCGGTGACGCAGGCCCCCGCGCCGTTCCGCATCGCGATCGGCGACGTGGTCGATGATGGCGATGTGGATGCCCGGCACGCCGGCTCGGCACTGTTCCAGTTGAGCGAGCTGCTGCCGGCGGCGTCGCTCACGCGCTCGTACCGCGCGGGCGGCGAAGACCTCGCCGAGCTCGTGAACCGCAGGTTCTACGCCGGCCGCATTGAGTCGTTGCCGTGGGCCGGATCGTTTCTCGGGCATCCCTCGATCGCCGTCGACTACCTCGAGGGCGGCCACGGCATGCCCGACGACGACACGGGAGCGATCGAGAGCGTCGACGTCGAAGTGCACCGCACCGTCGAGCTGGTCATCGAGCACGCTACGGCGCGTCCGCACGAGTCGCTTATGGTCATCACCGCGAGCGCGAAGCACGCTGGTCGGGTTCACGCGGCGGTGCTCGAAGCGCTCACCCACCGGCCCGACTTGCACGATGTGTTGCTGGGCGACCGCGCCGAGCCGTTCGCGGTGCTCACCATCGAGCAGTCGGTGGCGCAGGCGCGCGACCGCGTGATCTTCTCGATCGGCTTCGGTCGCACGCCGCACGGGCGAGTGCTGAGCGAGTTCGGGTCGCTGGGGCGGCCCGGGGGCGATCGCTTGCTGGCCGTCGCGATGACGCGAGCGCGCCGCTTCGTGCGCATCGTCAGCTGCATCCGCGCCGGCGACCTCGACGACGACCGACTCTCGCACGGCGCGCGAGCGCTCGCCGACCTGCTCACCGATATCGAGGCGCGCCGCACCGCAGACGAGCTGCCAGACGACAGCGACCCGATGCTCATCGACCTCGCCCGCAGGCTCGAGGCGCGCGGCATGAAGGTTGCGCTCGGGCACCGCGGCAAGCTGCCCCTGGTGGCGAGCCGCGGCGGGTACTGCGTCGCCGTCGAGACCGATGCCGCCCTCAGCGGGCTGTCGCTGCGCGAGTCGTTGCGCTTGCGCCCCGACCTGTTGCGTCGGCTCGGCTGGCACTACGCGCGCGTGCACGTCTTCGAACTCTTCAGCGACCCTGAGGCCGTGGCCGATCGCATTCTCGCGCTCGCGGGTGGCTCGCCGTC containing:
- a CDS encoding AAA family ATPase, which translates into the protein MWRADRYDDHEIDADDASGANPLQPSSVRFDDPRVVPMNVAAPMWHRWLAELAQVGGPSTLLHFADDPRGRIELGTSHPGGLARFIAGSPTLLSNLVRDDVALKHARIAAERIADAGVELASARGIDAVHLGIGLVSWRFDGVDHCAPLLLRPLRLRRRGRDVELTLTHSVRVNPALVRALAEQFSVHLDEAAFVALAHDGDSFKPNPPLDRLRGLTAHLEGFTISPRLIVSTFAEVAPQLVADAHDLAHPVLDALAGNTSARWAVNEGVSPVEAAPADQRPPETDLLLLDADAEQEHVIASIVAGNSLVVKTLPGTGATQTVVNALGALVAHNKRVLVVSPRRASLRTISQRFSDIGLPGIAVSLRSLHRDVIRAISRNEKTQRPQVADVNEALMRLRAVLLDYREALSRPDPQLGISVIDCVTELSRLALLPTPPTTRARLSRAAVELLASDRREAAETMVHAAELGQFSYGPADSPWYGATFQTGDEAAQAQQLARRLHLESVPRLIERGRALIASTPMRPFETIAELGIYVRLLADLRHTLDKFQPAVFDRSLSELIAATAPRRESSTMPAATRRRLKALAKEYLRPGVSVSDLHESLTHIQQQRVLWQRFVPSGITPTVPVGIADVAVALQQVELDLAALDAPLGHHSRDQQLAHRPLGDLHRLLEALAAESDVLANLQERTTLLRQLERWDVAPLLSDLATRHVARDQVAAELELAWWRSALDSLLQHDRALLGVESDVLERLEADFRLVDETHAAGAAQLLAWQLAENWSIGITDWPDEADALRTALRSGHLSSATLHGEAPHLSRPIAPIWLASPYDVHLVSDEIPFDTVMLLDAGAVTVAEVASAVRRGRQVVAVGDPVTQAPAPFRIAIGDVVDDGDVDARHAGSALFQLSELLPAASLTRSYRAGGEDLAELVNRRFYAGRIESLPWAGSFLGHPSIAVDYLEGGHGMPDDDTGAIESVDVEVHRTVELVIEHATARPHESLMVITASAKHAGRVHAAVLEALTHRPDLHDVLLGDRAEPFAVLTIEQSVAQARDRVIFSIGFGRTPHGRVLSEFGSLGRPGGDRLLAVAMTRARRFVRIVSCIRAGDLDDDRLSHGARALADLLTDIEARRTADELPDDSDPMLIDLARRLEARGMKVALGHRGKLPLVASRGGYCVAVETDAALSGLSLRESLRLRPDLLRRLGWHYARVHVFELFSDPEAVADRILALAGGSPSGAATEELAISR